One genomic segment of Sminthopsis crassicaudata isolate SCR6 chromosome 4, ASM4859323v1, whole genome shotgun sequence includes these proteins:
- the YIPF1 gene encoding protein YIPF1: protein MAAVDDLKFEEFGDSANLLPASQDDTAVTIEEPSPNPLAPRGLPRGPGREEDDDLLGNSDSDKTELLAAQKRSSPFWTFEYYQTFFDVDTCQVFDRIKGSVLPIPGRNFVRLYIRSNPDLYGPFWICATLVFAIAISGNLSNFLIHLGDKTFHYVPEFRKVSIAATAIYAYAWLVPLGLWGFLLWRNGKVMSIVSYSFLEIVCVYGYSLFIYIPTAILWIIPQKAVRWILVMVALGLSGSVLVMTFWPAVRDDNRRIAIATMVTIILLHTLLSVGCLAYFFDAPELDYSPTITPAPTHQNTARVVSAGQ, encoded by the exons ATGGCAGCTGTTGATGACTTAAAATTTGAAG AATTTGGCGACTCTGCCAACCTGCTGCCGGCCTCCCAGGATGACACCGCCGTGACCATCGAGGAGCCCAGCCCAAATCCACTGGCCCCGAGGGGCCTCCCGAGAGGCCCGGGGAGGGAGGAGGATGACGACCTCCTGGGTAACAGCGACTCGGATAAAACGGAG CTCCTGGCTGCACAGAAGAGAAGTTCTCCCTTCTGGACTTTCGAGTACTACCAGACCTTCTTCGATGTGGATACCTGCCAG GTCTTTGACAGGATCAAAGGCTCCGTTCTGCCCATCCCTGGGAGGAACTTTGTCAGACTGTACATCCGGAGCAACCCGGATCTCTATG GGCCCTTCTGGATTTGTGCCACCCTGGTCTTTGCCATCGCCATCAGTGGGAACCTCTCCAACTTCTTGATCCACTTGGGGGACAAGACTTTCCATTACGTCCCGGAGTTCCGGAAAG TGTCCATCGCGGCCACGGCCATCTATGCCTATGCCTGGCTGGTCCCCCTGGGCCTCTGGGGCTTCCTTCTGTGGAGGAACGGCAAAGTGATGAGCATCGTCTCCTACTCATTCCTGGAGATCGTGTGCGTCTACGGCTACTCGCTCTTCATCTACATCCCCACAGCG ATCCTGTGGATCATTCCCCAGAAGGCCGTGCGCTGGATCTTGGTCATGGTCGCCCTGGGCCTGTCGGGCTCTGTGCTGGTGATGACCTTTTGGCCCGCCGTCCGGGACGACAACCGGAGGATCGCCATTGCCACCATGGTGACCATCATCCTGCTTCACACGCTGCTGTCTGTGGGCTGCTTG GCCTACTTCTTTGATGCTCCCGAGCTGGATTATTCTCCCACCATCACCCCTGCGCCTACTCACCAGAACACAGCCAGAGTGGTCAGTGCCGGGCAGTGA